In Methanothermobacter sp. K4, one genomic interval encodes:
- a CDS encoding EhaE family protein: MLETQIWFYAGAALVIIGSIATVTGPGVRDPIVRILNTEIPAVGVSLIFLTYNHTLALLTFIAATTIMTLVLLRAVIRLEEMGVEG; this comes from the coding sequence TTGCTTGAAACCCAGATATGGTTCTATGCAGGGGCCGCCCTTGTAATAATAGGCTCCATTGCAACCGTCACAGGTCCCGGTGTAAGGGACCCCATCGTCAGGATACTGAACACTGAGATACCGGCGGTTGGTGTTTCACTCATATTCCTCACCTACAACCACACACTGGCACTCCTCACCTTCATAGCGGCCACAACAATCATGACACTTGTACTCCTCAGGGCCGTCATAAGGCTCGAGGAGATGGGGGTGGAAGGATGA
- a CDS encoding NADH-quinone oxidoreductase subunit B family protein, translating to MLDALKSILRKTSIHVCLVNTGGCNGCDIEVLALLSPRYDLEQYGIYVHQNPREADVILVTGAVTEQWREKLQRIYSKAPEPKIVVALGNCPISGDVFNQEGGSVYAPVSDFIPVDAEVPGCPPRPSEILEAILSVAPDAIAERGRKR from the coding sequence ATGTTGGATGCCCTTAAAAGTATTCTGAGGAAAACATCAATCCATGTGTGTCTTGTGAACACAGGGGGGTGCAACGGCTGCGACATAGAGGTCCTTGCACTCCTATCACCCAGATATGACCTTGAACAGTACGGTATATACGTCCACCAGAACCCAAGGGAGGCTGACGTGATACTGGTGACCGGTGCCGTTACAGAGCAGTGGAGGGAGAAGCTTCAGAGGATATACAGCAAGGCACCTGAGCCAAAGATAGTGGTGGCCCTGGGTAACTGCCCCATCTCAGGGGACGTGTTCAACCAGGAGGGTGGGAGCGTCTATGCACCGGTCTCTGACTTCATACCGGTGGACGCCGAGGTCCCTGGTTGCCCTCCAAGGCCCTCCGAGATACTTGAGGCCATACTATCGGTGGCACCCGATGCAATAGCAGAGAGGGGGAGGAAGAGATGA
- a CDS encoding DUF2108 domain-containing protein, whose protein sequence is MNPLDLINLTNTGIFVIFTGAAGIILLPRPLDKIIMFSLLQGGFVMVLAAARYLDVATAAALFDPISTVILLMAVMRINDVRAARGEDLV, encoded by the coding sequence ATGAATCCGCTTGACCTCATTAACCTTACAAACACAGGAATTTTCGTGATATTCACAGGTGCCGCAGGCATCATACTCCTTCCAAGGCCCCTTGATAAGATAATAATGTTCTCTCTACTCCAGGGGGGCTTTGTGATGGTCCTCGCGGCAGCCAGGTACCTTGACGTGGCCACGGCAGCGGCCCTCTTCGACCCAATATCAACTGTGATACTGCTCATGGCTGTTATGAGAATAAATGATGTGAGGGCAGCGAGGGGTGAGGATCTTGTCTGA
- a CDS encoding proton-conducting transporter membrane subunit: protein MDIASLGGELLGQIPFGDIVLYLTPFNLFMFASVLIFTFLIAISWTEIQVEAEFGTLGNRRVEVDTAEFRIRRFLAIVCGLATAGAMVTGDLFNFTLFVALIGIVNIGIVSAVRQVDVLDAAFQYGLIAMMASLPLFGGAAMVLGSSGTLSLLELSHMGGNQMIGFASILLLMGVIGETGVAPFYATKAEMFRTPGSPFILIIHLSSLLVIVRAIEVLLIVAL, encoded by the coding sequence ATGGATATAGCATCCCTTGGTGGTGAGCTGCTGGGCCAGATACCCTTCGGGGACATAGTTCTTTACCTCACACCATTCAACCTCTTCATGTTTGCATCTGTCCTCATATTCACATTCCTCATAGCCATAAGCTGGACAGAGATCCAGGTTGAGGCGGAGTTCGGGACACTGGGTAACCGGAGGGTTGAGGTTGACACCGCCGAGTTCAGGATCAGGAGGTTCCTTGCAATCGTCTGTGGACTTGCAACCGCAGGTGCGATGGTTACAGGTGACCTCTTCAACTTCACACTCTTCGTGGCACTCATCGGGATAGTGAACATTGGTATAGTCTCAGCGGTGAGACAGGTGGATGTGCTTGATGCGGCATTCCAGTATGGCCTGATAGCAATGATGGCCTCACTCCCCCTCTTTGGGGGCGCGGCCATGGTGCTTGGTTCATCCGGTACACTGAGCCTACTTGAACTCTCCCATATGGGGGGAAACCAGATGATAGGCTTCGCGAGCATCCTGCTCCTGATGGGGGTTATCGGTGAGACCGGTGTTGCACCTTTCTATGCAACCAAGGCGGAGATGTTCCGCACACCGGGTTCGCCCTTCATACTCATAATACACCTCAGCTCCCTCCTGGTGATTGTGAGGGCAATTGAGGTTTTACTGATAGTTGCACTCTGA
- a CDS encoding 4Fe-4S binding protein, producing MSSVIWYLYEFARKSWAEKFANAHTEHEILEKPERFRDFPTVHKEYCIGCGACTTACPAPGAIKLVRDTDTPEEEGLTYPVIVKGACIRCGFCAEVCPTDPKTIECGENHLIREEFTIVPSEKLYVIDDYLCIRCKKCLKACPVDAIVEEDGRVEIDQSRCIACGDCLEKCPVKGALKRIHVAYVEEQKMVINLAVNELEAAIEERSDDIKKLGAGEVYRMNQPLRPLLERALEVLPDEEITRDILEMITDRLKMRIITWSPEKCVQCRLCVDECPSGAITYSEDEGVVRDPEKCLRCSTCYQTCPFGVAGYYVARFLIDESNGEEVIRITIKPAALPVK from the coding sequence ATGTCCTCTGTAATATGGTACCTCTACGAGTTTGCCCGTAAATCATGGGCAGAGAAATTTGCAAATGCACATACAGAACACGAGATCCTTGAAAAACCCGAAAGATTCAGGGATTTCCCCACAGTACATAAGGAGTACTGTATAGGCTGCGGGGCCTGCACCACCGCATGCCCTGCCCCTGGCGCGATAAAACTGGTCCGCGATACCGACACCCCTGAGGAGGAGGGCCTGACCTACCCGGTGATAGTGAAGGGGGCATGTATCAGGTGTGGATTCTGCGCCGAGGTCTGCCCCACCGACCCCAAGACCATAGAATGCGGTGAAAACCACCTCATAAGGGAAGAGTTCACAATCGTGCCCTCCGAGAAACTCTACGTGATAGACGATTACCTCTGCATACGCTGCAAGAAATGCCTGAAGGCCTGTCCGGTTGATGCCATCGTTGAGGAGGACGGCAGGGTCGAGATTGACCAGAGCAGGTGCATAGCATGCGGTGACTGCCTTGAGAAGTGTCCAGTTAAGGGTGCCCTCAAGAGGATACACGTGGCATACGTTGAGGAGCAGAAGATGGTTATAAACCTGGCTGTCAATGAACTGGAGGCGGCCATCGAGGAGCGCAGTGATGATATAAAGAAACTCGGGGCCGGTGAGGTCTACAGGATGAACCAACCCCTCAGACCCCTCCTTGAAAGGGCCCTGGAGGTTCTGCCCGATGAGGAGATCACCAGGGACATCCTTGAGATGATAACAGACCGCCTCAAGATGAGGATCATAACCTGGAGCCCCGAGAAGTGTGTTCAGTGCAGGCTATGCGTCGATGAGTGCCCATCAGGTGCCATAACCTACTCGGAGGATGAGGGAGTCGTAAGGGACCCTGAGAAGTGCCTCAGGTGCAGCACATGCTACCAGACCTGTCCATTCGGTGTTGCCGGCTACTACGTTGCAAGGTTCCTCATTGATGAGTCCAACGGTGAGGAGGTAATCAGGATCACCATAAAACCGGCGGCGCTTCCTGTAAAGTGA
- a CDS encoding DUF1959 domain-containing protein encodes MDEGELMRLMKRRIIESYRWQEDVVKPLSKELELDLEEFQEILMDKLDMSSLEALHPRFESARPRCIKERLHSDLQLCWLVDVMEIVDAEDAETLKDEITGMILAGTEYQEALAEGKRRLHEILRAEA; translated from the coding sequence ATGGATGAAGGAGAACTCATGAGGCTCATGAAGAGGAGGATAATTGAAAGTTACCGGTGGCAGGAGGATGTTGTGAAGCCACTCTCCAAGGAACTTGAACTTGACCTGGAGGAGTTCCAGGAGATACTCATGGATAAACTGGACATGTCCAGCCTTGAGGCCCTCCACCCCAGATTCGAGTCTGCAAGGCCAAGGTGCATAAAGGAGAGGCTGCACAGTGACCTCCAGCTCTGCTGGCTCGTGGATGTCATGGAGATCGTGGATGCTGAGGATGCAGAAACACTCAAGGATGAGATAACCGGAATGATCCTTGCGGGAACTGAATATCAGGAGGCCCTTGCTGAGGGGAAGAGGAGGCTCCATGAGATACTCCGAGCTGAAGCTTAA
- a CDS encoding respiratory chain complex I subunit 1 family protein has translation MNLMGNIIVNVTIAFLVGSLLLGFQRKVMARIQRRPGPPVIQHLLHTLKFYIKESSFPRTAAMPFYVAIAATLCGIWVSAVIVGPVLEGSLLLFFGIYALHKIVEHNAGSSSGSPYGKLSCVRAVFSAAAELPLFAVLAIIYLETRTMIISDIIGYQSIHGPLILELPLAAMMFFVLILSKAPYSPFSITKGKDIISGYETEHFGVLRGYLMISESIAWYMLLWIFLTVFIGSLSLPLYILGMVIITAVTAFINATTPMLNPNHSVAIQVLLAFVGIAGSIILMLVM, from the coding sequence ATGAATCTGATGGGAAACATCATAGTTAACGTTACAATAGCATTTCTGGTGGGTAGCCTGCTTCTGGGGTTCCAGAGGAAGGTTATGGCGAGGATACAGAGGAGACCCGGTCCCCCTGTTATACAGCACCTCCTCCACACCCTCAAGTTCTACATAAAGGAGTCATCGTTCCCCAGGACGGCTGCCATGCCATTCTATGTGGCGATAGCGGCGACACTCTGCGGTATCTGGGTGAGCGCTGTCATTGTGGGGCCCGTGCTTGAGGGTTCACTCCTGCTCTTCTTCGGGATATACGCCCTCCACAAGATCGTTGAGCACAATGCAGGATCATCATCCGGTTCACCGTACGGTAAGCTCAGCTGTGTCCGTGCAGTGTTCTCTGCTGCAGCCGAGCTGCCACTCTTTGCGGTGCTCGCCATCATATACCTGGAGACCAGGACGATGATAATATCGGACATCATAGGCTACCAGAGCATCCACGGGCCACTCATACTTGAGCTCCCCCTGGCGGCCATGATGTTCTTTGTACTCATACTCTCAAAGGCACCGTACTCACCATTCTCCATAACCAAGGGTAAGGACATAATATCAGGATATGAAACAGAGCACTTCGGGGTCCTCAGGGGGTACCTGATGATCTCAGAGTCCATAGCATGGTACATGCTCCTGTGGATATTCCTCACGGTATTCATAGGCAGTCTGAGTCTGCCGCTCTACATCCTGGGAATGGTGATAATCACGGCGGTGACGGCATTCATAAACGCAACAACACCCATGCTGAACCCCAACCACTCTGTGGCCATACAGGTCCTCCTTGCATTTGTAGGTATAGCCGGGTCCATCATTCTTATGCTTGTAATGTGA
- a CDS encoding DUF2104 domain-containing protein — MYLVYTVSFIAGSVIGLLLSYRKYREPFVKEKIDPLALIVALVGWVVLVNAALAPFTPLLRTAGFFMVALVAGMRPGYGRYETVIGAAVAFIIWILAGTPGW, encoded by the coding sequence ATGTACCTGGTATACACGGTTTCCTTTATCGCTGGCTCGGTAATAGGTTTGCTCTTAAGCTACCGGAAGTACAGGGAGCCATTTGTGAAGGAAAAAATAGACCCACTGGCACTTATAGTGGCCCTTGTGGGGTGGGTTGTACTTGTGAATGCGGCCCTGGCACCCTTCACCCCCCTTTTAAGGACTGCAGGGTTCTTCATGGTAGCCCTGGTTGCCGGTATGAGGCCAGGGTATGGTAGATACGAGACGGTCATAGGGGCTGCGGTGGCATTCATCATATGGATCCTGGCTGGAACCCCGGGGTGGTAG
- a CDS encoding EhaG family protein: MMVPEFTVSLFVPAVYTGLIAGFIALLGISFQKNDLSALIITDIVGIAMLVIVAAVGTDLAEALILPGLVVELAEIMAISEILISREMRIRGEVEEIEHVPMELEVFRTAPNFLALVLIAYGVFLTGFTGGAVAGAGVLFYAATRKARGLPVAEWNGIAGVSGITWCLWLAGFIIFFTAPQLWLPALFLSGCGILIKVASKMGLIGVLAREEIMEAGGDE; the protein is encoded by the coding sequence ATGATGGTACCGGAATTCACAGTTTCACTCTTCGTCCCGGCGGTCTACACGGGACTCATAGCAGGGTTCATAGCGCTCCTCGGAATATCATTCCAGAAGAACGACCTCAGCGCACTCATAATCACAGATATAGTGGGAATAGCCATGCTCGTCATCGTTGCAGCGGTTGGAACCGACCTGGCGGAGGCCCTCATACTCCCCGGCCTGGTGGTTGAACTGGCGGAGATAATGGCCATCTCAGAGATACTCATCTCAAGGGAGATGAGGATCCGGGGGGAGGTGGAGGAGATTGAACACGTCCCCATGGAACTTGAGGTCTTCCGGACCGCCCCCAACTTCCTGGCCCTTGTACTCATAGCCTACGGTGTGTTCCTCACAGGTTTCACAGGGGGTGCGGTTGCAGGTGCAGGTGTGCTGTTCTACGCTGCAACCAGGAAGGCCCGTGGCCTGCCGGTGGCTGAGTGGAATGGTATAGCTGGTGTCTCAGGTATAACCTGGTGCCTCTGGCTTGCAGGTTTCATAATATTCTTCACAGCACCACAGCTCTGGCTCCCCGCCCTATTCCTTTCAGGTTGCGGTATACTGATCAAGGTGGCGAGCAAGATGGGCCTCATCGGGGTCCTTGCAAGGGAGGAGATCATGGAAGCAGGGGGTGATGAATGA
- a CDS encoding energy-converting hydrogenase A, subunit K, whose protein sequence is MEKGLTVLTALVAGGVIIVSMLAAILQRISVIPVTVLAAIFVVLLLMSGSERFSELSEELERVAFFAALALFIISFLVLYRPV, encoded by the coding sequence ATGGAGAAAGGTCTAACGGTACTCACGGCACTTGTCGCAGGTGGAGTAATAATCGTGAGCATGCTTGCAGCCATCCTGCAGAGGATATCTGTAATACCGGTCACAGTTCTTGCAGCCATATTCGTGGTGCTCCTGCTCATGTCGGGCAGTGAAAGGTTCTCTGAACTCTCAGAGGAACTTGAAAGGGTTGCCTTCTTCGCGGCACTGGCACTCTTCATAATTTCATTCCTGGTCCTCTACAGACCAGTATAA
- a CDS encoding DUF788 domain-containing protein codes for MNKLKAGSLTAMILSAGGIIYALIFNPPAWVVYGVAIFLIPVFILSVGILSMAEPEKDEADERVNEPFIGY; via the coding sequence ATGAATAAACTTAAAGCAGGAAGCCTTACTGCCATGATACTCTCAGCAGGCGGGATAATCTATGCCCTCATATTCAACCCACCGGCGTGGGTGGTGTATGGTGTGGCAATATTCCTCATTCCGGTCTTCATACTCTCAGTGGGGATACTCTCCATGGCGGAGCCAGAGAAGGATGAGGCTGATGAGAGGGTTAACGAACCATTCATAGGGTACTGA
- a CDS encoding nickel-dependent hydrogenase large subunit, whose protein sequence is MILPLGPMHPGYKEPIRLKVKTRGEKVLKAEIEYGYVHRGIERVMRNKTWQKAIYLSERVCGICSYIHTQTFAEAFEAISEVEAPPRAQFLRALTNELDRIQSHLIANSTYFKALDHETMFMYMLALREPVMDAIELLTGNRVNMGWNVVGGVRMDASEDHLSRIREIIVDLEREFDRYVEMFEHGPLIGLRSRDVGYMSQEEAEKARSVGPIGRASGIRYDFREDHPTYRDHLDFRTIWRDEGDNFARVMNRFDEVRVSIDLIKQIIDNIPSGPVRKKVDVKAGYGEWRNEAPRGEVAYMIETNGNLIKNISIRTPSIMNIDACAKYMLRDVATVADAIATYASADPCIACAERVVVLDENQGKREILL, encoded by the coding sequence ATGATACTGCCACTTGGACCCATGCACCCCGGCTACAAGGAGCCCATAAGGCTCAAGGTGAAGACCAGGGGTGAGAAGGTTCTGAAGGCCGAGATAGAGTACGGATACGTCCACAGGGGAATAGAGAGGGTGATGAGGAACAAGACCTGGCAGAAGGCCATATACCTCTCTGAGCGTGTCTGCGGAATATGCTCATACATACACACACAGACCTTTGCAGAGGCCTTCGAGGCAATCTCTGAGGTGGAGGCCCCACCAAGGGCCCAGTTCCTCCGTGCCCTTACAAACGAACTTGACAGGATACAGAGCCACCTAATCGCAAATTCGACCTACTTCAAGGCCCTTGACCATGAGACCATGTTCATGTACATGCTGGCCCTGAGGGAGCCTGTAATGGATGCCATCGAGTTACTCACAGGTAACCGTGTCAACATGGGCTGGAATGTTGTGGGGGGTGTGAGGATGGACGCCTCAGAGGATCACCTCTCAAGGATAAGGGAGATCATAGTGGACCTTGAAAGGGAATTCGACCGCTACGTTGAAATGTTCGAGCACGGACCGCTCATAGGGCTCAGGTCAAGGGACGTGGGTTACATGAGCCAGGAGGAGGCAGAGAAGGCCCGTTCAGTGGGACCCATAGGAAGGGCCTCAGGTATAAGGTATGACTTCAGGGAGGACCACCCAACCTACAGGGACCACCTGGACTTCAGGACAATCTGGAGGGATGAGGGAGACAACTTTGCAAGGGTCATGAACCGCTTCGATGAGGTAAGGGTCTCCATTGACCTGATAAAGCAGATCATAGACAATATCCCATCCGGCCCTGTGAGGAAGAAGGTGGATGTGAAGGCAGGGTATGGTGAGTGGAGAAACGAGGCACCCCGGGGCGAGGTGGCCTACATGATTGAGACCAACGGCAACCTCATAAAGAACATCTCCATAAGGACCCCCAGCATCATGAACATCGATGCCTGTGCAAAGTACATGCTACGGGACGTTGCAACCGTTGCAGATGCCATTGCAACCTATGCCAGCGCAGACCCCTGCATTGCATGTGCAGAGAGGGTCGTGGTCCTGGACGAGAATCAGGGAAAGAGGGAGATACTGCTCTAA
- a CDS encoding EhaF family protein: MSLGRILNELANPKRIPRLFAFSLGLVLLVGFLVPLTLNENQLYPRPLPQEQINSKDPLAPYDRGGVPLKEPGNVKSQYPQFEVNLGKITAYLSPVAIALKGLTYYFGTSIYSSPGGLIDEILYYTRGLDTVLESSILMMAFTIASWVALNFTMRRRKP; this comes from the coding sequence ATGAGCCTTGGAAGAATCCTCAACGAACTGGCGAACCCCAAGAGGATACCCCGTCTATTCGCCTTCTCACTTGGACTCGTGCTCCTTGTGGGTTTTCTGGTGCCTTTAACACTGAATGAGAATCAGCTCTACCCGAGGCCACTTCCACAGGAGCAGATTAACAGCAAGGACCCCCTGGCACCCTACGACCGTGGGGGAGTTCCACTCAAGGAACCAGGTAACGTGAAGTCCCAGTACCCCCAGTTTGAGGTTAACCTGGGTAAGATCACAGCCTATCTATCGCCAGTGGCGATAGCTCTAAAGGGCCTGACCTACTACTTCGGGACCTCAATATACTCATCCCCCGGGGGCCTCATAGATGAGATACTCTACTACACCAGGGGCCTTGACACGGTCCTCGAGTCAAGCATACTCATGATGGCATTCACCATAGCGTCATGGGTCGCCCTTAACTTCACCATGAGGAGGCGTAAACCATGA